From the Oxalobacter vibrioformis genome, the window GAACAACGTGTCCGGAGATGTGATAAGGCATGCCGAGCAGTTTTTCTGCCAGGGTAAAGTCGTTATGTTTCAATGCATCGCGTACCGCCGATGAGGAGATACGGCTGTTTTTGTCGGTTACGGTTGGCATGACCTCGACTTCAAACCCGTATTTTTTTCCGGCCCGGATCAGGTCTTCCGTTGTGCCTTCCCGGTTTCTGGCAAAACGGAAGGCTTCTCCCACCACCAGCCATTTGACGTTCAGTCCCTTGAGCAGGATGGTTTCGATAAATGCTTCGGGCGTCAGGCCGGCGAGCGCATCATCAAAGCGCAGGAGAATGGTGCGGTCAATACAGGCGGCAGAAAGGGCTTTTAACTTGCTGCGTAAAGAGGAAATCGTCGTTGGCGCTTCATCAGGTTTCCCTGCTTTGAGGGCGAAGTACTGGCGGGGATGTGGTGTAAATGTCAGCACGGCCGACATCAGACCCCGCTGTTTTGCCGCCTGCCGGACATGATCGAGCAACGCCCTGTGTCCCCGGTGCACACCATCGAAATTGCCGATGGCAAGGGCACAGGGATGGGCAAAAGCGTCTGCTGGCAGGCCGCGAAAGATATTCATCTGTTATTTCGGGAGATTTTTTAAAAGCATAAAATTATAATGCTTCCAGCATGATTTCACCCAACATCCGGCAAATGCTTTTCGTGTCTGATAAAAACACAGGAATGAAGGGGCCGGTATGGCGGGCCGGGTGACGGAAAGTCCGCAACCGGACGATGAGGGTAAACGATAATGATGAAAACAATAAAACACAGCCTGGCTATTGTACTGGTATTGCTTTTTCTTCCGCCGCCTGTTTTTGCTGCCGCCGATCCCGGCAAGGTGATCCATACGGTATTTGAGGCGTCCGACGATGGTTTTGATATGGTCCGGACCCAGAATTATTATTCCGGATGGGTGGCCGATGCGATTTTTGAAACACTGCTCACCTATGACTATCTGGCCCGTCCTGCCAAACTGGTACCGAATACAGCCGAATCCATGCCGCAAATCAGTGAAGATGGCAAAACCCTGACATTTACCCTCCGGAAAAATATTTTCTTCACGCCGGACCCGGCATTCAAGGGAAAACGCCGTGAACTGACAGCAGCCGATTACGTCTATTCCATCAAACGGCTGGTCGATCCGGCAAACCGCTCCCCTTCGGCCAATTTTGTCACCGGCAAGATCGCCGGGCTTGATGAACTGGCAGAAAAAGCCAAAAAAAGCGGGCGTTTTGATTACGATGCCCCGGTGACGGGACTTTATGCACCGGATCGCTATACATTGAAAATCCATCTTTCCCGTCCCGACAGCAATTTCCTGTTTGCACTGGCTTATGGCGGGCTGGCCGCGGTCGCGCGGGAAGTGATCGAGCATTACGGTACCGAGAGCCGGATTCATCCTGTCGGCACCGGCCCTTACATGCTGGCGCAATATGTGCCGCGTAGCCGGGTCGTGCTGGTTGCCAATCCGGATTACCGAGGGTTTACCTGGAATTTTGAGTCATCAGGTGATCCAGGAGATGATGAGATCGTGCGCGACATGAAGGGCAAGGAGATGCCGCAGGTCGGCCGGGTGGAAATTGCCATTGTGGAGGAAGAACAGTCCCGGTGGCTGACTTTCCAGGAGGGGAAAATCGCTTTTGACAAGCTGCCCCAACTGGCTGCCCCGCTGGTGCTGGACGGGGATAAACTCAAGCCCGAGTATGCGGCACAAAAGCTGCGTCTGTACCGGATGATTGAGCCTGAGGCGACTTTTACCACCTTCAATTTCCGCGACCCGGTTGTTGGTGGGTTCAGCAGGGAAAAGATTGCCCTGCGGCGCGCTATTGCCATGGCGTACAGTGTGGAGGATGAAATTACCCTGTTGCGCAACGGGCAGGCGATCAAGGCGGAAATGATCGTGCCGGTTGGCGTGGTGGGCCATGACCCGTCTTATCGCAGCAGTATCGGGTATGAACCGGAGCTGGCATCTCGCCTGCTGGATCATTTTGGCTACAAGCGCCAGGCTGACGGGTACCGGACGATGCCTGACGGCAGCCCGCTTCTCCTTAAAATCCGCACAGAAGCCAGCGCCAGTTCAAAAATCGTATCGGAAATCTGGAAACGCGGGCTCGACAGGATCGGGGTGAGGGTGCAGTTTGATGTCAGTAATTTTGCTGATAACGTCAAGGATGCCACCGAGTGCCGCCTGATGATGTGGGGCAGCGCCTGGCATGCGGATTACCCGGAAGGAGAGAATTTCCTCCAGCTTTTGTACGGTCCCAATGCCGGGCAGGGCAATCACGGATGTTACCAGTCTGCGGCTTATGATGCACTCTACAAAAAAGCGATGGCCCTGCCAAGCGGCCCGGAGCGTCATGCGCTTTATGTCGCCATGAACCGCCAGATGGAAGCCGATACCGCC encodes:
- a CDS encoding ABC transporter substrate-binding protein, producing the protein MMKTIKHSLAIVLVLLFLPPPVFAAADPGKVIHTVFEASDDGFDMVRTQNYYSGWVADAIFETLLTYDYLARPAKLVPNTAESMPQISEDGKTLTFTLRKNIFFTPDPAFKGKRRELTAADYVYSIKRLVDPANRSPSANFVTGKIAGLDELAEKAKKSGRFDYDAPVTGLYAPDRYTLKIHLSRPDSNFLFALAYGGLAAVAREVIEHYGTESRIHPVGTGPYMLAQYVPRSRVVLVANPDYRGFTWNFESSGDPGDDEIVRDMKGKEMPQVGRVEIAIVEEEQSRWLTFQEGKIAFDKLPQLAAPLVLDGDKLKPEYAAQKLRLYRMIEPEATFTTFNFRDPVVGGFSREKIALRRAIAMAYSVEDEITLLRNGQAIKAEMIVPVGVVGHDPSYRSSIGYEPELASRLLDHFGYKRQADGYRTMPDGSPLLLKIRTEASASSKIVSEIWKRGLDRIGVRVQFDVSNFADNVKDATECRLMMWGSAWHADYPEGENFLQLLYGPNAGQGNHGCYQSAAYDALYKKAMALPSGPERHALYVAMNRQMEADTAWSLHVSRVRNWLVRPWVKGFKKHPILQSDWQYLDVEK
- a CDS encoding bifunctional riboflavin kinase/FAD synthetase — its product is MNIFRGLPADAFAHPCALAIGNFDGVHRGHRALLDHVRQAAKQRGLMSAVLTFTPHPRQYFALKAGKPDEAPTTISSLRSKLKALSAACIDRTILLRFDDALAGLTPEAFIETILLKGLNVKWLVVGEAFRFARNREGTTEDLIRAGKKYGFEVEVMPTVTDKNSRISSSAVRDALKHNDFTLAEKLLGMPYHISGHVVHGDKRGHSLGFPTANLPMRRFNPILSGVYITRVHGLAEHPLPAVSMIGTRPTVDETPRIVLETHLLDYGENCYGRLIHVEFLKKLRDNRKFPGLPALIKAIGTDVNTARAFFDDPGNMAMLSQKSRESLIK